A genome region from Mesorhizobium sp. B2-1-8 includes the following:
- the folB gene encoding dihydroneopterin aldolase produces MYVIRMKNCAFFARHGVLDEEEALGQRFYVDASLTVEPGRALVDDAIGETVNYGVAFTVIEEIITGHRRFLIEALALEVAKALTGRFPQIRKAEITVRKPNAPVPGVLDYVEVTVVWPE; encoded by the coding sequence ATGTATGTCATCCGCATGAAGAATTGCGCCTTCTTTGCCCGGCACGGCGTGCTGGATGAGGAAGAAGCGCTGGGGCAGCGCTTCTATGTCGATGCCTCGCTCACCGTCGAGCCCGGACGCGCGCTCGTCGATGATGCCATCGGGGAAACGGTCAATTACGGCGTTGCCTTCACCGTCATCGAGGAAATCATCACTGGACACAGGCGCTTCCTGATCGAGGCCTTGGCCCTGGAAGTCGCAAAGGCTCTCACCGGGCGCTTTCCCCAGATCAGGAAAGCCGAGATCACCGTTCGCAAGCCCAATGCGCCGGTGCCTGGCGTGCTCGATTACGTCGAGGTGACCGTTGTCTGGCCCGAGTAA
- the folK gene encoding 2-amino-4-hydroxy-6-hydroxymethyldihydropteridine diphosphokinase, producing the protein MSGPSNTVYLSLGGNLGDPTKSMGAALRLLHADPDTDVAAVSSLYRTPPWGKLDQPDFLNAAAELSTRLSPRALLDLCLDAERKLKRVREERWGPRLIDIDILVFGDRIIHETGLEVPHPRMLERAFVLAPLAEIAPDLTVDGKRVVDRLGAVDAAGIERLPSGRDWWLA; encoded by the coding sequence TTGTCTGGCCCGAGTAACACCGTCTATCTGAGCCTCGGTGGCAATCTCGGCGATCCGACGAAGTCGATGGGGGCTGCGTTACGCCTGCTCCACGCCGATCCCGATACTGACGTGGCCGCCGTTTCCTCGCTCTACCGGACGCCGCCCTGGGGAAAGCTCGACCAGCCGGATTTCCTCAACGCGGCCGCCGAATTGTCGACGCGGCTGTCGCCGCGGGCATTGCTCGACCTGTGCCTCGATGCCGAGCGAAAGCTCAAACGCGTGCGCGAGGAGAGGTGGGGACCGCGCCTGATCGACATCGACATCCTGGTGTTCGGCGACCGCATCATCCATGAAACGGGCCTGGAAGTGCCGCACCCGCGCATGCTGGAGCGCGCCTTCGTGCTGGCGCCGCTGGCCGAGATCGCGCCTGACCTTACCGTAGACGGCAAACGCGTTGTCGATCGCCTGGGCGCGGTCGATGCGGCGGGCATCGAGCGGCTGCCATCCGGCCGCGACTGGTGGCTGGCTTAG
- a CDS encoding DUF924 family protein, with protein MELDSRALSVTKFWRDAGEDAWFEKNNAFDADFRDRFLDLHYAAARRECDDWSNHADGSLALMILLDQFPRNCFRGTGHMFATDPLAKHFAQKAVDAGHDVVLEPEVRVFLYLPFEHSENLADQDLSVELHTARAEFNLKYALEHRDIIQRFGRFPHRNRMLGRETTAEEKAFLDDGGFSG; from the coding sequence ATGGAATTGGACAGCAGAGCCCTGTCGGTCACCAAATTCTGGCGCGACGCCGGCGAGGATGCGTGGTTCGAGAAGAACAACGCTTTCGATGCCGATTTCCGCGATCGCTTTCTCGACCTCCACTACGCTGCGGCGCGGCGCGAGTGCGACGACTGGTCAAACCATGCCGACGGCTCGCTGGCGCTGATGATCCTGCTCGACCAGTTTCCGCGCAATTGCTTCCGCGGCACCGGCCACATGTTCGCGACCGACCCACTGGCAAAGCACTTCGCGCAAAAGGCGGTCGATGCCGGCCATGATGTCGTGCTGGAGCCGGAGGTCCGCGTGTTCCTTTATCTGCCGTTCGAACATTCGGAAAACCTTGCCGACCAGGACCTGTCCGTCGAACTTCACACCGCCAGGGCCGAGTTCAATCTGAAATACGCGCTGGAACATCGTGACATCATCCAGCGCTTCGGCCGCTTCCCGCACCGCAACAGAATGCTCGGCCGCGAGACGACGGCTGAGGAAAAAGCATTCCTGGATGACGGTGGTTTCTCCGGCTGA
- a CDS encoding monovalent cation:proton antiporter-2 (CPA2) family protein: MAAEASGSDLVQVVALLAAGVVAVPIFKRMGLGSILGYLAAGVVIGPFGIGVFSESGAILHVAELGVVMFLFIIGLEMQPSRLWGLRREIFGLGALQVGVCAVLLTGVGMAGGFPIAQSFVAGAGFVLTSTAIVMQLLEERGEIASPKGQRIVSILLLEDLAIVPLLALIAFLAPGGADTSLSERLTEVGIGLAAIVGLVVAGRYLLNPFFRILADARAREVMTAAALLVVLGSALAMQLSGLSMAMGAFLAGVLLSESTFRHQLEADIEPFRGILLGLFFLAVGMSLDLHVVAANWKLIAIYVVAYMVMKAFGIYIVARILKSGHREALERAVFMAQGGEFAFVLYSAAAAVGIIDGQANATLTAIVIISMVLTPLAIIALRYFTPRDEQSLDGVEVADGLTGSVLIIGFGRFGQIASQPLLLRGIDVSIIDNDVEMIQAAADFGFKVYYGDGTRLDILHAAGAGRARAVLICVDKPDAAIRIAELVKAEFPLLTVLARAFDRGTALQLIRAGVDYQLRETFESALVFGGSTLEALGVDPEDVAETIEDVRRRDTARFETQLAEGIRSGQRFLKGNIGTPIPTPLSTPRRPGQALNEETAGVLHKSERAD; this comes from the coding sequence ATGGCAGCGGAAGCATCGGGCAGCGATCTAGTTCAGGTGGTGGCGTTGTTGGCGGCAGGCGTGGTGGCCGTCCCGATCTTCAAGCGCATGGGTCTCGGTTCGATTCTCGGTTACTTGGCCGCCGGCGTGGTGATCGGCCCGTTCGGCATCGGCGTCTTTTCCGAATCGGGAGCCATCCTCCATGTCGCCGAACTCGGCGTCGTCATGTTCCTGTTCATCATCGGCCTGGAAATGCAGCCGTCGCGGCTGTGGGGCCTGCGCCGCGAGATCTTTGGGCTTGGCGCGCTCCAGGTCGGGGTCTGCGCCGTGCTGCTGACCGGTGTCGGCATGGCCGGAGGGTTTCCGATCGCGCAATCCTTCGTCGCCGGCGCCGGTTTCGTGCTGACCTCGACGGCCATCGTCATGCAGCTTCTGGAGGAGCGCGGCGAAATCGCCTCGCCCAAGGGCCAGCGTATCGTCTCCATCCTGCTGCTGGAGGATCTGGCCATCGTGCCTCTGCTCGCCCTGATCGCCTTCCTGGCGCCCGGCGGTGCCGATACCAGCCTGTCGGAGCGGCTGACCGAGGTCGGTATCGGCCTCGCCGCGATCGTCGGACTGGTGGTGGCGGGACGCTACCTGCTCAACCCCTTCTTCCGCATCCTGGCGGATGCCCGTGCACGCGAGGTGATGACGGCCGCGGCTCTGCTGGTCGTGCTCGGGTCGGCGCTCGCCATGCAACTCAGCGGCCTGTCGATGGCGATGGGCGCGTTCCTGGCCGGCGTGCTGCTTTCGGAATCGACTTTCCGCCATCAGCTCGAAGCCGACATCGAGCCGTTCCGTGGAATCCTGCTCGGCCTGTTCTTCCTTGCGGTCGGCATGTCGCTCGATCTGCATGTGGTGGCCGCGAACTGGAAGCTGATCGCCATCTATGTCGTCGCCTACATGGTGATGAAGGCCTTCGGCATCTACATCGTCGCCCGCATCCTGAAATCAGGCCACCGCGAGGCGCTCGAGCGCGCGGTCTTCATGGCGCAAGGCGGTGAATTCGCCTTCGTGCTCTATTCCGCGGCCGCCGCAGTCGGCATCATCGACGGCCAGGCAAACGCGACGCTGACGGCGATCGTCATCATCTCCATGGTGCTGACGCCGCTGGCGATCATTGCCTTGCGCTATTTCACGCCGCGCGACGAGCAGTCGCTGGACGGCGTCGAAGTCGCCGACGGCCTCACCGGCAGCGTGCTGATCATCGGCTTCGGCCGCTTCGGCCAGATCGCCAGCCAACCGCTGCTCTTGCGCGGCATCGACGTCTCGATCATCGACAATGATGTCGAGATGATCCAGGCGGCCGCCGATTTCGGCTTCAAGGTCTATTATGGCGACGGCACGCGGCTGGACATCCTGCACGCTGCCGGGGCCGGCCGCGCGCGGGCCGTGCTCATCTGTGTCGACAAGCCCGACGCCGCCATCCGCATCGCCGAACTCGTCAAGGCGGAATTTCCCTTGCTTACGGTGCTGGCACGTGCGTTCGACCGCGGCACGGCGTTGCAGCTCATCCGCGCCGGCGTCGATTATCAGTTGCGCGAGACCTTCGAATCGGCGCTCGTCTTTGGCGGCTCGACGCTGGAAGCGCTGGGCGTTGACCCCGAAGACGTCGCCGAAACGATCGAGGACGTCAGGCGCCGCGACACGGCCCGCTTCGAGACCCAGCTCGCCGAAGGCATCCGCTCGGGACAGCGTTTCCTGAAAGGCAATATCGGCACGCCAATCCCGACTCCGCTCTCCACGCCCCGCCGTCCTGGCCAGGCGCTCAACGAGGAAACGGCCGGCGTACTGCATAAATCCGAACGGGCGGATTGA
- a CDS encoding AraC family transcriptional regulator — protein MTDHSSRPGPPPHIPMDALSEVLQDFRLSGVNYGRCELRHPWSIEFPQQSLLRFHFVGQGPCWIHTEAQGWQELRDGDLVLLPQGIAHRLASAPDVVGDSLEGCQVTKLGGNVCEVVREGTGATSTLFCGSMALGACALNPLITLMPPIIKGCDVAGNDPVVGPLLAAMTAEAAQPQMGSATILSRMADLLTARLIRCWVNCTGASTSGWLAAIRDPHIGRALAAMHRDPGHNWTLESLAGLAGQSRSIFAERFSAVLGEGAAHYLARLRMQLARELLGQNGLSVAEVATRLGYDSEASFARAFKRITNVSPGVVRRITPGRIDMNFGF, from the coding sequence ATGACTGACCATTCGTCCCGGCCGGGTCCCCCGCCTCACATCCCGATGGATGCGCTCAGCGAAGTTCTACAGGACTTTCGCTTGAGTGGAGTCAATTATGGCCGCTGCGAGCTCCGACATCCTTGGAGCATAGAATTTCCGCAACAATCGCTGCTTCGTTTTCACTTTGTTGGTCAGGGTCCATGCTGGATTCATACCGAAGCGCAAGGCTGGCAGGAGTTGCGCGATGGCGATCTGGTGCTGCTGCCGCAAGGTATCGCCCATCGGCTGGCGAGTGCGCCGGACGTCGTGGGCGACTCGCTCGAGGGTTGCCAGGTGACCAAGTTGGGGGGCAACGTCTGCGAAGTGGTGCGGGAAGGCACGGGCGCGACAAGCACCCTTTTCTGCGGCTCGATGGCCTTGGGTGCCTGTGCGCTAAACCCGTTGATTACGTTGATGCCGCCCATCATCAAGGGTTGCGACGTGGCCGGCAATGACCCGGTCGTTGGTCCTTTACTGGCGGCTATGACCGCGGAAGCCGCGCAACCGCAGATGGGCAGCGCCACCATCTTGTCTCGGATGGCGGACTTGCTGACAGCCCGGCTCATTCGTTGCTGGGTCAATTGCACGGGGGCTTCGACCTCCGGTTGGCTCGCGGCCATCCGCGACCCCCATATTGGCCGCGCTCTGGCAGCCATGCACAGAGACCCCGGCCATAACTGGACGCTCGAAAGCCTCGCCGGCCTGGCAGGCCAATCTCGCTCGATTTTCGCGGAGCGCTTCAGTGCCGTGTTGGGAGAAGGCGCGGCACACTATCTAGCCCGTCTGCGCATGCAACTTGCCCGCGAGTTGTTGGGGCAAAACGGCTTGTCGGTGGCTGAGGTTGCTACCCGCCTGGGCTATGATTCCGAGGCATCCTTCGCTCGCGCCTTCAAGCGCATCACCAATGTGTCGCCGGGCGTTGTGCGTCGCATAACTCCCGGACGAATAGACATGAATTTCGGATTTTAA
- a CDS encoding MFS transporter translates to MTDTTLQLEDAAIDLDAAAPATWSATTWFAVLSLAATSFALVSAEFLPAGLLTPMARDLGISEGTAGQVVTATASVGAVTAMLSNVLIGRLNRKTVLVGLMALAVGSNILAALAPNFWLLLLGRAGLGIALSAFWALSVAVVARLVGANATGRGMAIVTLGVSLATIAAPSMGALISDWLGWRSAMAMTAGLALLAMLLQLLSLPTLPATASNSLADVLRLTRRRGIQLGMLAILLLMTGHFAGSVYVRPFLEHVTLLATGPIALALLGFGIAAVIGNIAGGRMADANIHVALVVTAALMAFAALALVLWGVHIGVAFGFATLWGFAFGMAPVVLPTNLSRAAPDALEAAGSLMVASFQVAITIGAVVGGYVVDTYGPTAPLTATAILAASTAVLALLQPRS, encoded by the coding sequence GTGACTGACACAACATTACAGCTTGAAGACGCGGCGATAGACCTTGATGCCGCCGCGCCGGCCACATGGAGCGCAACCACATGGTTCGCGGTCCTTTCGTTGGCGGCCACCAGCTTTGCGCTGGTGTCCGCCGAATTCCTGCCGGCAGGTCTGTTGACGCCGATGGCGCGCGATCTCGGCATCAGCGAGGGGACGGCCGGGCAGGTGGTCACCGCCACCGCTTCCGTCGGCGCCGTGACGGCCATGTTGAGCAATGTCCTCATCGGCCGATTGAACCGCAAGACGGTGCTTGTCGGCCTCATGGCCTTGGCGGTCGGTTCCAACATTCTTGCGGCGCTGGCGCCCAATTTCTGGCTGTTATTGTTGGGCCGGGCCGGGCTGGGGATCGCTCTCAGCGCTTTCTGGGCACTTTCGGTAGCCGTCGTGGCGAGGCTGGTTGGCGCCAATGCGACGGGGCGGGGCATGGCTATCGTCACCCTCGGCGTCTCGCTCGCAACAATTGCCGCACCGTCGATGGGCGCATTGATCAGCGACTGGCTGGGTTGGCGCAGCGCCATGGCCATGACGGCGGGGTTGGCCTTGCTTGCCATGCTGCTGCAGTTACTCAGCCTGCCGACCTTGCCTGCAACGGCAAGCAATAGTCTTGCAGACGTCCTTCGCCTGACACGGCGGCGTGGCATTCAACTCGGTATGCTTGCTATCCTTTTGCTGATGACGGGGCATTTTGCCGGCTCGGTCTATGTGCGTCCGTTTCTCGAACACGTGACGCTCCTTGCGACCGGGCCAATCGCCCTGGCGTTGCTCGGATTCGGCATCGCGGCTGTGATCGGCAATATTGCCGGTGGCCGCATGGCCGACGCCAATATCCACGTGGCTCTCGTGGTTACGGCCGCATTGATGGCGTTCGCGGCGCTGGCATTGGTGCTTTGGGGCGTGCACATCGGCGTTGCCTTTGGCTTCGCCACGCTATGGGGTTTCGCCTTCGGCATGGCGCCGGTGGTGCTGCCGACAAATCTGTCTCGCGCGGCGCCGGACGCGCTGGAAGCAGCGGGCAGCCTGATGGTCGCGTCCTTTCAGGTCGCCATCACCATCGGCGCGGTTGTCGGCGGCTATGTTGTGGACACTTATGGCCCGACAGCGCCTTTGACGGCGACTGCCATCCTTGCCGCATCGACGGCCGTCTTGGCGCTGCTACAACCGCGCAGCTGA
- a CDS encoding YcjF family protein, translating to MTAPRKPAAFRIEPEAAPKQNAPQARQAEPSRRPRPMKADVALVIPAEVDVFDERDIIAAEPPPSVAPRKRSVLGSIFFGAFGVLVSLAVGLWTDQLIRDLFARAEWLGWLAAGMAAIALLALLVILIREFLAIARLAEVEKLQKRALDATARDDPKAARAVVDELSAFVAAKPETAAGRRALAELRGEIIDGANLVRLAEAEILGPLDVRAKAMILEAAKRVSLVTAVSPRALVDVAYVVFEAGRLIRRLSELYGGRPGTLGFFRLARSVLAHLAVTGSIAVGDSFVQQIVGHGLAARLSAKLGEGVVNGMMTARIGIAAMETARPLPFSAARRPGLGDFLAALTSFATKKDAETAGPGR from the coding sequence ATGACCGCGCCCCGCAAACCGGCGGCATTCCGTATCGAGCCGGAAGCCGCGCCGAAACAAAACGCGCCACAAGCACGCCAGGCCGAACCGTCGCGCAGACCGCGCCCGATGAAGGCCGATGTGGCGCTGGTCATCCCGGCGGAGGTCGATGTCTTCGACGAACGGGACATCATTGCAGCCGAGCCGCCGCCGTCGGTCGCCCCCAGAAAGCGCTCGGTTCTCGGCAGCATTTTCTTCGGCGCCTTCGGCGTGCTGGTTTCGCTGGCTGTCGGCCTGTGGACCGACCAGCTGATACGCGATCTCTTTGCCCGCGCCGAATGGCTGGGCTGGCTGGCCGCCGGCATGGCGGCCATTGCACTGCTGGCGCTCCTGGTGATCCTGATACGCGAATTCCTGGCGATCGCCCGTCTCGCCGAGGTCGAAAAGCTGCAGAAGCGCGCGCTCGATGCCACCGCGCGCGACGATCCGAAGGCAGCACGCGCGGTGGTCGACGAACTGTCGGCCTTTGTCGCGGCCAAGCCCGAGACCGCGGCCGGCCGGCGCGCGCTGGCCGAATTGCGCGGCGAGATCATCGACGGCGCCAATCTGGTGCGCCTGGCGGAAGCGGAAATCCTCGGTCCCCTCGATGTGAGGGCCAAGGCGATGATCCTCGAGGCCGCCAAGCGCGTCTCCCTGGTGACGGCGGTCAGCCCGCGCGCGCTCGTCGATGTCGCCTATGTCGTCTTCGAGGCCGGGCGCCTCATCCGCCGGCTGTCGGAACTCTATGGCGGACGGCCCGGAACGCTGGGTTTCTTCCGCTTGGCGCGCAGCGTGCTGGCGCATCTGGCGGTCACCGGTTCGATCGCCGTCGGCGACAGTTTTGTCCAACAGATCGTCGGCCACGGCCTGGCGGCGCGTCTCTCGGCAAAGCTCGGCGAGGGCGTCGTCAACGGCATGATGACGGCGCGCATCGGCATCGCGGCGATGGAGACGGCGCGCCCCCTGCCCTTCAGCGCCGCCAGGCGCCCGGGACTGGGCGATTTCCTCGCCGCCCTGACATCGTTCGCGACCAAGAAAGACGCCGAAACAGCCGGCCCCGGCAGATAG
- a CDS encoding YcjX family protein yields the protein MASSLTTFTDEARIALDTLSGRATGLFSPSLRLGVTGLSRAGKTVFISAFVHNLIHGGRLPLFEAQKSGRIARAFLEQQPDDAVPRFQYEDHIAALVNDRVWPDSTRAISELRLTIEYESASGWSRMFSSGKLSVDIVDYPGEWLLDLPLLGKSFADFSREALEMATLPVREELSRDWRAILEEIDPNADADEMTARRLAESFAAYLKACKLDERALSTLPPGRFLMPGDLEGSPALTFAPLAGLGDRRARNGSLYAMMERRYEAYKTHVVKPFFREHITRLDRQIVLIDAMQALNAGPGAMADLERAVTEILSCFRPGRGSFLTDLFSRRIDRILVAATKADHLHHESHDRLQAIVRRLADRAVARANFTGADVDVVAMAAMRATREGTVKQGRETLPVIIGTPIAGEKINGEAFDGKTETAIFPGDLPENIDAVFDLSGPDHRQDSTDPAIRFVRFRPPKLERTAEGGTLSLPHIRLDRALQFLIGDHLA from the coding sequence TTGGCATCATCGCTGACCACCTTCACCGACGAGGCAAGAATTGCCCTCGACACATTGTCGGGACGTGCCACCGGACTTTTTTCTCCATCGCTGCGTTTGGGTGTCACCGGTCTCTCCCGCGCCGGCAAGACCGTCTTCATTTCGGCCTTCGTCCACAATCTGATCCACGGCGGACGCCTGCCGCTGTTCGAGGCGCAGAAATCGGGGCGTATCGCGCGCGCCTTCCTCGAACAGCAGCCCGACGACGCCGTGCCGCGCTTTCAGTACGAGGACCACATCGCCGCTTTGGTCAACGATCGCGTCTGGCCGGACTCGACCCGCGCCATTTCGGAGCTGCGGCTGACGATCGAATATGAATCGGCCTCCGGCTGGAGCCGCATGTTCTCGTCAGGCAAACTGTCGGTCGACATCGTCGACTACCCCGGCGAATGGCTGCTCGACCTGCCGCTGCTCGGCAAATCCTTCGCCGATTTTTCGCGCGAGGCCCTCGAAATGGCCACGCTGCCGGTGCGCGAGGAGCTTTCGCGGGACTGGCGAGCGATCTTGGAGGAAATCGATCCGAATGCCGACGCCGACGAAATGACGGCACGCCGGCTGGCTGAAAGCTTCGCCGCCTACCTCAAGGCATGCAAGCTGGACGAGCGGGCGCTTTCCACCTTGCCGCCCGGACGCTTCCTGATGCCCGGCGACCTCGAAGGCTCGCCCGCGCTGACCTTCGCGCCGCTGGCAGGCCTCGGCGACAGGCGCGCGCGCAACGGTTCCCTGTACGCCATGATGGAACGACGCTACGAGGCCTACAAGACACATGTCGTCAAACCGTTCTTCCGCGAGCATATCACGCGTCTGGACCGCCAGATCGTGCTCATCGACGCCATGCAGGCGCTGAACGCCGGGCCTGGTGCCATGGCCGACCTGGAGCGCGCCGTCACCGAGATCCTGAGCTGTTTCCGTCCCGGCCGGGGCAGCTTCCTCACCGACCTTTTCTCCCGGCGTATCGACCGCATCCTGGTTGCAGCGACCAAGGCCGATCATCTGCATCACGAGAGCCATGACCGGTTGCAGGCGATCGTGCGGCGCCTTGCCGACCGCGCCGTGGCGCGGGCGAATTTCACTGGTGCCGATGTCGACGTGGTCGCCATGGCGGCGATGCGCGCGACCCGCGAGGGCACCGTAAAGCAGGGCCGCGAAACATTGCCTGTCATCATCGGCACGCCGATAGCCGGCGAGAAGATCAATGGCGAAGCATTCGACGGAAAAACGGAAACAGCTATATTTCCTGGTGATTTACCAGAAAACATTGATGCTGTTTTCGACCTTTCGGGGCCGGACCACAGGCAGGACTCCACGGACCCGGCAATCCGCTTCGTCCGGTTCCGCCCGCCGAAACTCGAACGCACGGCCGAAGGTGGCACGCTGTCGCTGCCGCACATCAGGCTCGACCGCGCCTTGCAGTTCCTGATCGGAGACCATCTGGCATGA
- a CDS encoding SixA phosphatase family protein, giving the protein MSRLYLLRHAKAGWALPGMRDFDRPLDASGRADAEKMGTAMRSRSYVPDLTLCSNAKRARETLEGLASQTDTGKVLFFDSLYSDDAAGYLRLVRDHGGSGSLLVIGHNPMTEDLAMAVSGDGGETARAMLNHGFPTSGLAVVRFPGNLAKAAQGAGYLEAFLTPVDL; this is encoded by the coding sequence GTGAGCAGGCTCTATCTGTTGCGACACGCCAAGGCCGGCTGGGCCTTGCCGGGCATGCGTGATTTCGATCGTCCACTCGACGCATCCGGCCGCGCCGATGCCGAAAAGATGGGGACCGCGATGCGATCCCGTTCCTATGTGCCGGACCTGACGCTGTGCTCCAATGCCAAACGCGCCAGGGAAACGCTCGAGGGGCTGGCCAGCCAGACAGACACGGGCAAGGTGCTGTTTTTCGACTCGCTCTACAGCGACGACGCGGCCGGCTATCTCCGCCTCGTCCGGGATCATGGCGGATCCGGCTCATTGCTGGTCATAGGCCACAACCCGATGACGGAGGATCTCGCCATGGCGGTTTCGGGCGATGGTGGCGAGACGGCGCGGGCAATGCTCAATCATGGCTTTCCGACCTCGGGCCTCGCGGTCGTCCGTTTCCCCGGCAACCTGGCGAAAGCGGCCCAGGGAGCGGGCTATCTCGAAGCGTTCCTGACACCGGTCGATCTCTGA
- the dksA gene encoding RNA polymerase-binding protein DksA, with translation MNDIVTADYVPSEDEPFMNERQKSYFRLKLVTWKNDILREARETLEILQQENANHPDLADRASSETDRAIELRARDRQRKLISKIDSALQRIDEGTYGYCEETGEPIALKRLDARPIATLSIEAQERHERREKVYRDD, from the coding sequence ATGAACGACATCGTTACCGCCGATTACGTACCCTCCGAAGACGAGCCGTTCATGAACGAACGGCAGAAATCCTACTTCCGCCTGAAGCTCGTCACCTGGAAAAATGACATCTTGCGCGAAGCGCGCGAAACCCTCGAAATCCTGCAGCAGGAAAACGCCAACCATCCCGACCTCGCCGACCGCGCCTCTTCGGAAACCGACCGCGCCATCGAGCTCAGGGCCCGCGACCGTCAGCGGAAGCTCATCTCAAAGATCGATTCGGCGCTGCAGCGCATCGACGAAGGCACTTATGGCTATTGCGAGGAGACCGGTGAGCCGATCGCGTTGAAGCGGCTCGACGCGCGCCCGATCGCTACCTTGTCGATCGAAGCGCAGGAGCGGCACGAGCGCCGTGAAAAAGTCTATCGCGACGACTGA
- a CDS encoding flagellar biosynthetic protein FliO: protein MQWLDSVAGPGYAAALLWTFAALILLVIVLIIVRLVRNLTFGTFVAGGRNRKTRLAVMDATAVDSHRRLVLVRRDDIEHLLLIGGPTDVVVERDIRLAAPRRPALTGDGGLQPVPAAAAAAPAAKPRPPQPAPAPPRQAPAPQPVAGPARQRPAAPPPAPTPAPKPATQNYQSTNVTPLPAYGSANTNGARQAPPPPRQDSIDDTLMKELEVSLDQPRSGASTGKPAAKAPPSLDDEMTRLLGELSSQKK from the coding sequence ATGCAGTGGCTGGATAGCGTGGCGGGTCCCGGTTATGCGGCGGCACTCCTGTGGACTTTCGCGGCGCTGATCCTGCTGGTCATCGTTCTCATCATCGTCAGGCTCGTGCGCAACCTGACCTTCGGCACGTTTGTCGCCGGCGGCCGCAACCGCAAGACGCGGCTCGCTGTCATGGACGCCACCGCCGTCGACAGCCATCGCCGACTGGTGCTGGTGCGACGCGACGACATCGAACATCTGCTTCTGATCGGGGGCCCGACCGACGTCGTTGTCGAACGCGACATCCGCCTCGCCGCGCCGCGCCGTCCGGCGTTGACCGGAGATGGCGGCCTGCAGCCCGTCCCGGCGGCCGCGGCCGCGGCCCCGGCCGCGAAGCCGCGGCCGCCGCAGCCCGCTCCCGCGCCTCCCCGACAAGCACCCGCACCGCAGCCGGTGGCAGGGCCCGCCCGCCAGCGTCCGGCTGCGCCACCACCGGCGCCCACGCCCGCGCCGAAACCAGCGACGCAAAACTACCAGTCGACCAATGTCACGCCGCTGCCTGCCTATGGCTCCGCCAACACCAATGGCGCCAGGCAAGCGCCACCGCCGCCGAGGCAGGACAGCATCGACGACACGCTGATGAAGGAGCTCGAGGTTTCGCTGGACCAGCCCCGGTCCGGCGCCTCGACAGGCAAACCGGCGGCCAAGGCGCCGCCGTCGCTCGACGATGAAATGACCAGGCTTTTGGGCGAACTCTCGAGCCAGAAGAAATGA